In the genome of bacterium SCSIO 12827, the window CATCAGGGTGGTATTCCGGCCCGTTACCTGCATGCGATAGATGCCCAGGTTGAAGCCGTCGCGCTTGTCCCCACCCTTCTGCCCGGCCTGGGGCCCCTGGGTCACGACCAGCGGCCAAGTGATCAGGGGGGCCGGTTCGCCGGGCCAGCAGGTCTGGATCGGCAGGGCCGCAAGGTCGATATCGTCGCCCTTGAGGACGATTTCCTGGCACGGCGCGGTCTTCACCGTTTTCGGCTTCATCGCGACCATGGTTTTCAGCAGCGGCAGCATGTCCATGGCTTGGCGCAGGTTTTCCGGCGGCTCAGGCTGGCGCAGAAAAGCCAGCGTCTCACCGACCTCGCGCAGTTCCGACGGTTCGCGCTCCATGCCCCAGGCGACGCGCTCCACCGTGCCGAACAGATTGACCAGGACCGGCATGCCGTAACCCTTGCCATCACGCCGCACGACGTTCTCGAACAGCACGGCCGGACCGCCCTCGGCGATCAGACGGGTCTGGATTTCCGTCATCTCCAATTCCGGCGACACGGGGGTTTTGACGCGCACAAGACGGCCTGCCGGCTCCAGCCGGTTGAAGATAAAATCCCTGAGCGAGGCATAAGCCATATGCGGTTTCCTTGTCGCCGGGGCAGGTTTTTCGGCGCGCGCCGACGTTAGCCGCTGAAACCATGGGGCAAAAGGTGAAATTGCCATCCCTTACGCCAATTCTCCGCCAAACTGCGTTCAGTTGTCATGAGGGACAAAGGCGGATACCCTTTCCGGTGCCGGTAAATGACATTAACTCCCTATAAACACCGGCAGATTAGGATTTCTAGGGAAGTCCGGTTGGAGAGGCCGGAAAAATTCCAAGGCACGACGGGAAGTGAAGACCTCATTGGTGAAACATGTCCGGTGACGCAATGACTGCGCAGACCGATCCGGCGCTGAAGAATTTTCAGCGCCTGATCGATATTGGCATCGCGTTGTCAGCCGAACGCGACATCAACCGATTGATGGAAAAGATACTTTTGGAGGCCAAGGACCTGACCTCGGCTGACGGCGGGACCCTTTACATCAAGACGGAAGAGGACGCGCTGAAGTTCGAGATCATGCGCACCGATTCCCTCAACATCGCGCTGGGCGGCACCACGGGCAAGGACATCACCTTTCCACCGATCCGCCTGTTCGATCCGGAAACGGGCCAGCCGAACCAGAAAAACATCGCCAGCTACTGCGCTCTGACCGGCGAATCGATCAACATTCAGGACGCCTACGAGGCAGAGAATTTCGACTTTTCCGGCACCAAGAAATTCGATGAGGGCACGGGCTATCGTTCCAAATCGTTCCTCACCGTGCCCCTGAAGAACAGCCAGGATGAAATCATCGGCGTCATCCAGTTGCTTAATGCCACTGATGCGTCGGGCACGGTCATCGATTTCTCCAAGCAAATTCAGCCCCTGGTCGAGGCCCTCGCCTCCCAGGCCGCCGTGGCGCTCGACAATCAGCAGTTGCTGGAAAGCCAGCGCAAGCTGTTGGAAAGTTTCATCGAGCTGATCGCGTCGGCGATTGACGCCAAGTCTCCCTATACCGGCGGCCACTGTCAGCGCGTGCCCGAGTTGACCAAGATGCTGGCCAAGGCCGCCTGCGACGACAAGGACGGCCCGTTCAAGGATTTCGACCTGACCGAAGAGCAGTGGTACGAACTGCACATCGGGGCGTGGTTGCACGACTGCGGCAAGGTCACGACGCCGGAATACGTCGTCGACAAGGCCGTGAAACTGGAAACCATCTACAACCGGGTTCATGAGGTGCGCATGCGCTTCGAGGTGGTCAAGCGTGAGGCCGAAATCGAGTACTACAAGGCGCGGCTTGAGGGCCGAGGCGACCCGGACGCGCTGAAGGCCGAACTGGACGCGACCCTGGCCAAGATCGACGCGGACTGGGAATTCGTCGCCAAGGCTAACGTCGGCGACGAATTCATGGCGCCCGAGGACCAGGACCGCATCCGCGAGATCGCCCAGACCCAGTGGACGCGAACTTTGGACGACCGTCTGGGCCTGTCGTTCGAAGAACGCAAGCGCAAGGACCGCATGCCGCCCGTGCCGGTGCCGGCCAAGGAATCCCTTCTGGCTGACCGCGACGACCATGTCGTTTTCCGCGACGCGCTGGAGCCCGCCGCCCAGCCCGACAACCCCTTCGGGTTCAAGCTGAACATCCCCGAGCACAAGTACAATTTCGGCGAAATCTATAACCTGTGCATCGCCCGCGGGACGCTGACCGAGGAAGAGCGCTTCAAGATCAACGACCACATCGTGCAGACCATTATCATGCTGGAACAGCTGCCGTTCCCCAAGCATCTGAAGCGGGTGCCGGAATACGCCGCCGGCCACCACGAAAAGATGGATGGCACGGGCTATCCCCGAAAGCTGACCGAGGATCAAATGTCCGTTCCGGCGCGCATCATGGCCATCGCAGACATCTTCGAGGCCCTGACCGCCGCCGACCGGCCCTACAAGGACCCGAAGAAACTATCGGACAGCATCAAGATCATGTCGTTCATGAAAAAGGACGCGCATATCGACAGCGAATTGTTCAAGTTGTTCCTGACTTCCGGCGTGTTCCAGGAATACGCCGACAGGTTCCTGGAGCCCTATCAGATCGACGACGTGGACATCGCCAAATACCTTGAATAACCCGCCCACCTCATCCGACCGTCCACGCCGCCCCCGGTCCGTTTCCCGGGGGCTGGCCTATCCTTATGACGTGCCCGACCGGTCGTTCGTGATCCACGCGGGCCATGTCCAACCAGTCGACAGCGACGCCCATCTCCACGACCTCGCGGGCGGCGACCTGGCCGATCGCGTGCCGGTGATTGCCTGCGGCTCGAACCAGGCGCCGTCGGCGCTGACCTGGAAATTCGCCCGGCCCGAGGACGGCCCCATCCCCGTGGTGCGCCTGGAGTTGAAGAATTTCGACAGCGTCTATTGCGCCCATTTCGCGCGCTACGGATCGGTTCCGGCAACCCTGCATCCCGCCCCCGGCACCATAGTATCGCTGTTCGTCAATTGGCTGACCCCGGCCCAGCTCGCCCATATGCACACCACGGAGACCACGCGCGGCAATTATGTTTACGGCGAGTTGGCGGAGCTTGAGG includes:
- a CDS encoding GAF domain-containing protein, which codes for MSGDAMTAQTDPALKNFQRLIDIGIALSAERDINRLMEKILLEAKDLTSADGGTLYIKTEEDALKFEIMRTDSLNIALGGTTGKDITFPPIRLFDPETGQPNQKNIASYCALTGESINIQDAYEAENFDFSGTKKFDEGTGYRSKSFLTVPLKNSQDEIIGVIQLLNATDASGTVIDFSKQIQPLVEALASQAAVALDNQQLLESQRKLLESFIELIASAIDAKSPYTGGHCQRVPELTKMLAKAACDDKDGPFKDFDLTEEQWYELHIGAWLHDCGKVTTPEYVVDKAVKLETIYNRVHEVRMRFEVVKREAEIEYYKARLEGRGDPDALKAELDATLAKIDADWEFVAKANVGDEFMAPEDQDRIREIAQTQWTRTLDDRLGLSFEERKRKDRMPPVPVPAKESLLADRDDHVVFRDALEPAAQPDNPFGFKLNIPEHKYNFGEIYNLCIARGTLTEEERFKINDHIVQTIIMLEQLPFPKHLKRVPEYAAGHHEKMDGTGYPRKLTEDQMSVPARIMAIADIFEALTAADRPYKDPKKLSDSIKIMSFMKKDAHIDSELFKLFLTSGVFQEYADRFLEPYQIDDVDIAKYLE